TCGAGCGACCGTAGATATCTTCGAACCGCTCGATATCGTCTTCGCCCAGGTAGCTGCCCGATTGCACTTCGATGATCTCCAGCGGGATCTTGCCCGGGTTGCGCAGGCGGTGCACCGAGGCGATCGGGATGTAGGTGGACTGGTTCTCGCACAGCAGGAACACGTTGTCGTCACAGGTCACTTCAGCCGTGCCGCTGACCACGATCCAGTGTTCGGCGCGGTGGTGGTGCATCTGCAGCGACAGGCAGGCGCCCGGCTTGACCGAGATGTGCTTGACCTGGAACCGCCCGCCCATGTCCACCGAGTCGTAGGAGCCCCACGGACGGTAGACTTCGCAGTGGTTCTGGGTCTCGCTGCGGCCCTGCTCGTTGAGGGTGTTGACCATCTGCTTGACGCCCTGGACCTTGTCCTTGTGGGCAATCATCATCGCGTCCTTGGTTTCCACCACCACGATGTTGTCCAGACCGATCACCGAGACCAGCTTGCCGTTGCCGTGCACCATGCAGTTGCGGCTGTCCTGGATGACCACGTCACCTTTGCTCACGTTGCCGTTGGCGTCCTTGTCGTTGACCGCCCACAGCGAGGCCCAGCAACCCACGTCGCTCCAGCCGGCGCTCAGTGGGACAACGCAGGCGCGTTGGGTTTTTTCCATCACGGCGTAGTCGATGGAATTGTCGGGGCAGCAGGCGAAGGTGGCTTCGTCGAAGGTCACGGTGTCGGCGGTCTGCTCGCTGCGCTCCAGGGTCAGTACGCAGGTGTCGTAGATGTCCGGGTCGTGCTTTTTCAGCTCTTCCAGGAAACGGCTGGCGCGGAACAGGAACATGCCGCTGTTCCAGAAATAGCCGCCGCTTTTGACAAACTCGACCGCGCGTTTTTCATCGGGCTTTTCCACGAACTGCTGCACGCGGCTCACGCCTTCAGGCAGCAGCGAATCGTTTGTGGACTTGATGTAGCCGTAGCCGGTTTCCGGACGCGTGGCCGGTACGCCGAACAGCACCATTTCGCCGCGCTCGGCGGCCACGGTGGCCAGGGCGAGGGCGCGTTGCAGGGCTTTCTGGTCGTCGATCACGTGGTCGGCCGGCAGCACCAGCATCAACTCGTCACGGCCTTCGTTGACCAGCATCATCGCCGTCAGGGCCACGGCTGGCGCGGTGTTGCGGCCGAACGGCTCCATCAGGATACGTTGGCATTCAAGCTTACGCGCGCTCAGCTGTTCGTTGACGATGAAGCGGTGGTCCTTGTTGCAGACCACGATCGGGGAGTCCATGCCTTCGAACACCAGACGCTCCAGGGTTTGCTGGAACAGCGTGTGCTCGCCGGTCAGGGCCAGGAATTGCTTGGGGAACTGTTTGCGGGAAAGCGGCCAAAGACGTGAGCCGCTACCACCGGAAAGGATTACTGGGATCATGGGTGTTTCTCCTAAAAGATAGTTGGAAGCTGCAAGCCATAAGCTGCAAGTAACAGCGCTTGACTTGCAGCTTGAAGCTTGTCGCTTAGTACTCACGCAATCAGCGGGTCGACACCGGGCGTTTCACCCAGACTGGCGACAGGCTCGAACCGGAACCGGTGACGTACAGCACCGCCGCTTCACCACGTTCCAACGCAACCGGCTTCACATCGCCGACTTTCTTGTCACCGTCATACAACGCCAGGCTGACCTTCACCGGGTTGATCTCACGTTCGCCACGGCCTTTGGCGGCCACCGACTTGACCACGTCGGTCTTGCCGTCAGCGGTTTTCAGGGTGAGGGCCTTGTCGCTGAGGTTCTGCACCCGCACCAGGGATTTCTGCTTGTTCTTGAACGGCGGCTCTTCGATCAGTTGCGGCTGGCCGCTGCCGTTGTTGACCAGGGTGTAGTAATGATCGGCGGCGAGCTTGACCGGCACGGTCTGGCTGCCGACCTTGGCGCTGTAGTCACCGCCCGGCATGAAGCTGAAGTCGCTGCTGGCCAGTGGCGCGACGTCGCTGAGGTTGGTGCTGCCGACGGTGGCGCTGACTTCCTGGTTGCTGGCGTTGTAGATGCGCACGAAGCTCGAACCTTTTGGCGCGGTCGGGCCGTAGAGCGCGGCGTCACCACCGGCGAAGGCGGACATCGATACGAAGCTCAGGCCGGCGGCGATAGCCAGGGTCTTGGCGAGACGACGCGGAGTAGTAGTGAAAGTCATGTGAGTTACCTCTCTTTCAGTTTTGCGCCCGGTCGGGCGTCTCGGGTTTCTGATTTTTAAAAGCAGGGGTGTTGCTTGCCATGTTTTGTTGGCGCGAACCGGCTTGTTTAAGCTGCGCAACCCAGGCTGGGTCGGCATCACCGATTTCGTTGTTGATAGGCAGATAGCGTTCAGGGAACTCCCAGATCAGCACCTGGGGCGGGCTGTTCTTGAAGTCGTCACTTTTCAGGTAGCTGAGCATCGGCAGGATCGGGCCGTGGCCGTCTTCGGCGTAGCTCACCACGTCGCTGCCCAGGGCCTGCTTGAGGGCGCCGACGAAGTTCCAGTTGGGGTTGGCGCTGTAGCTGGTGCCGACCAGCGCAACCGGTGCTTGGCTGTCGCTGAACAGCGCGTCGTCGCCCTGGGCCTGGGCCAGGTGGGTGACGCGTTTTTCCAGCGGCTCTTTAGGCGGCATCAGATTTTCGAACAGCGGGTCCAGCGGCAGGAACAGACGCAGGTCGCCTTTATGGGGTTCGGTCTTTTCCGCTTCGGTGACAAAGCGCTGGGGCTCGCCGCTGAGCGGGGTCTTGTCGGCAATCACCTTGGCCAGTTGCTTGGCGGCGATTTCGGCACCGTCCGGGGTCCAGTGGGTGTC
This region of Pseudomonas sp. MUP55 genomic DNA includes:
- a CDS encoding alginate O-acetyltransferase, translating into MTRSLRVLYIALFLVLLLALGAWSLRSFFGFSTNADATVLNGRWTKAVETHYDDEFPIKRLGTNLWAALDYKLFNEGRPGVVLGRDHWLYSDEEFNPAVNEDQNLQGNYALVEGVRQKLKAKGVQLVMAIVPAKVRLYPEHLGEVKPASIHADLYQDFHARVAADKIIAPDLLGPLQQAKLSGKQVFLRTDTHWTPDGAEIAAKQLAKVIADKTPLSGEPQRFVTEAEKTEPHKGDLRLFLPLDPLFENLMPPKEPLEKRVTHLAQAQGDDALFSDSQAPVALVGTSYSANPNWNFVGALKQALGSDVVSYAEDGHGPILPMLSYLKSDDFKNSPPQVLIWEFPERYLPINNEIGDADPAWVAQLKQAGSRQQNMASNTPAFKNQKPETPDRAQN
- a CDS encoding alginate O-acetyltransferase AlgF; the encoded protein is MTFTTTPRRLAKTLAIAAGLSFVSMSAFAGGDAALYGPTAPKGSSFVRIYNASNQEVSATVGSTNLSDVAPLASSDFSFMPGGDYSAKVGSQTVPVKLAADHYYTLVNNGSGQPQLIEEPPFKNKQKSLVRVQNLSDKALTLKTADGKTDVVKSVAAKGRGEREINPVKVSLALYDGDKKVGDVKPVALERGEAAVLYVTGSGSSLSPVWVKRPVSTR
- a CDS encoding mannose-1-phosphate guanylyltransferase/mannose-6-phosphate isomerase gives rise to the protein MIPVILSGGSGSRLWPLSRKQFPKQFLALTGEHTLFQQTLERLVFEGMDSPIVVCNKDHRFIVNEQLSARKLECQRILMEPFGRNTAPAVALTAMMLVNEGRDELMLVLPADHVIDDQKALQRALALATVAAERGEMVLFGVPATRPETGYGYIKSTNDSLLPEGVSRVQQFVEKPDEKRAVEFVKSGGYFWNSGMFLFRASRFLEELKKHDPDIYDTCVLTLERSEQTADTVTFDEATFACCPDNSIDYAVMEKTQRACVVPLSAGWSDVGCWASLWAVNDKDANGNVSKGDVVIQDSRNCMVHGNGKLVSVIGLDNIVVVETKDAMMIAHKDKVQGVKQMVNTLNEQGRSETQNHCEVYRPWGSYDSVDMGGRFQVKHISVKPGACLSLQMHHHRAEHWIVVSGTAEVTCDDNVFLLCENQSTYIPIASVHRLRNPGKIPLEIIEVQSGSYLGEDDIERFEDIYGRSTPIERGVSVKTIAQ